One genomic window of Choloepus didactylus isolate mChoDid1 chromosome 27, mChoDid1.pri, whole genome shotgun sequence includes the following:
- the LOC119521560 gene encoding serine/arginine repetitive matrix protein 3-like, whose amino-acid sequence MLIASRVSVCVRTQPVCASLPLQLLQAVAAPPPSARSLPGPPEPSWGVLARVGPPGPQGPPVRLPSARATCVAASSPSPGGRNLGGTGPRKRRERRSQGQAGGPHRRRCRPRACPPPPPPPSAP is encoded by the exons ATGTTAATCGCCTCccgggtgagtgtgtgtgtgagaacaCAGCCAGTGTGCGCGTCCCTCCCGCTCCAGCTCCTCCAAGCTGTGGCCGCGCCGCCACCCTCCGCCCGCAGCCTGCCCGGGCCGCCGGAGCCCAGCTGGGGGGTGCTGGCCCGGGTGGGTCCACCCGGCCCCCAGGGGCCTCCCGTGCGTCTGCCATCTGCCCG CGCAACATGTGTAGCCGCGTCCTCGCCTAGTCCGGGTGGCCGCAACCTTGGGGGGACAGGAccgaggaagaggagagagagacggAGCCAGGGACAAGCAGGAGGTCCCcaccgccgccgctgccgccccagggcctgccccccacccccaccccctccatcgGCTCCCTGA
- the LOC119521559 gene encoding protein piccolo-like has translation MGAGPLLLSADVWTDRRTLAAGDTQTPSQMQAGGTEPSFSPFGGLRTRRTFPTSVSAAGSQGQASKVGLYQDARIQVPAPQLPQIQAPSPSCLRPMTPSSLRPMPQPPPPSDSEVKASSPSYPFLGISGLSFNHPVAQASWPQESRSMIPSSFWNPQIQALRLFFSSSVSLSPWLPDLGDGGNRSPSSMLRGESQTPN, from the exons ATGGGGGCCGGGCCGCTGCTGCTGTCCGCGGATGTTTGGACAGACAGGAGGACACTGGCAGCTGGGGACACCCAGACGCCCAGCCAGATGCAGGCGGGAGGCACGGAACCCAG CTTCTCCCCCTTTGGAGGCCTGAGGACCAGGAGAACGTTCCCCACCTCAGTCTCGGCCGCTGGCTCCCAGGGCCAGGCCAGCAAAGTAGGTCTCTATCAGGATGCCAGGATCCAGGTCCCCGCACCCCAACTCCCTCAgatccaggcccccagcccctcctgcctTAGACCCAtgaccccctcctccctcagaccaatgccccagccccctcctccctcagactcAGAAGTCAAGGCCTCCAGCCCCTCCTACCCCTTCCTTGGGATTTCTGGTCTCAGCTTCAACCACCCTGTGGCTCAAGCATCCTGGCCCCAGGAGTCTAGATCCATGATACCCTCTTCCTTCTGGAACCCACAAATTCAGGccttaagactttttttttccagcagcGTGAGCCTTTCCCCCTGGCTTCCTGACCTCGGTGATGGAGGAAACAGGAGCCCATCTAGCATGCTCCGGGGCGAAAGTCAGACCCCAAACTAG
- the KDELR1 gene encoding ER lumen protein-retaining receptor 1: MNLFRFLGDLSHLLAIILLLLKIWKSRSCAGISGKSQVLFAVVFTARYLDLFTNYISLYNTCMKVVYIACSFTTVWMIYSKFKATYDGNHDTFRVEFLVVPTAILAFLVNHDFTPLEILWTFSIYLESVAILPQLFMVSKTGEAETITSHYLFALGVYRTLYLFNWIWRYHFEGFFDLIAIVAGLVQTVLYCDFFYLYITKVLKGKKLSLPA; this comes from the exons ATGAATCTCTTCCGATTCCTGGGAGACCTCTCCCACCTCCTAGCGATCATCTTGCTACTGCTCAAAATCTGGAAGTCCCGCTCCTGTGCCG GGATCTCGGGGAAGAGCCAGGTCCTGTTTGCTGTGGTGTTCACCGCCCGCTACTTGGATCTCTTCACCAACTACATCTCACTCTACAACACGTGCATGAAG GTGGTCTACATCGCCTGCTCCTTCACCACGGTCTGGATGATTTACAGCAAGTTCAAAGCCACTTACGACGGGAACCATGACACATTCCGGGTAGAGTTCCTAGTCGTTCCCACGGCCATCTTGGCTTTCCTGGTCAACCATGACTTCACCCCTCTAGAG ATCCTCTGGACCTTCTCCATCTACCTGGAGTCGGTGGCCATCTTGCCGCAGCTGTTCATGGTGAGCAAGACGGGCGAGGCGGAGACCATCACCAGCCACTACCTGTTCGCGCTGGGCGTCTACCGCACACTCTATCTCTTCAACTGGATCTGGCGCTACCACTTTGAGGGCTTCTTTGACCTCATCGCCATCGTGGCCGGCCTAGTCCAGACGGTTCTCTACTGCGACTTCTTCTACCTCTACATCACCAAAG TCTTGAAGGGGAAGAAGCTGAGCTTGCCAGCATAG
- the SYNGR4 gene encoding synaptogyrin-4 produces the protein MHVPESLQNLANSEVVQFLKKPKTMARILAAVFSLVVFSSLLTDGYQNKTDSPQLHCVLNSNNVACSFAVGAGFLAFLSSLAFLVLDAHEGRVASTRFKTAFQLLDFILAVIWMGVWFVGFCFLAYQWQHSPPREFLLGSSSAKAAVTFTFFSFLVWMFQAYFALQDLRNDAPVPYKCSLDEGGVVLTTLSPPSATSPVNSSTTGSNSVNYASSAPYPYMATPKPPRLAMMPDN, from the exons ATGCACGTGCCCGAAAGCCTCCAGAACCTGGCCAACAGCGAGGTCGTGCAGTTTCTGAAGAAGCCGAAGACGATGGCGCGGATCCTCGCGGCG GTCTTCTCCCTGGTCGTCTTCTCCTCCCTGCTGACTGACGGCTACCAGAACAAAACAGACTCCCCGCAGCTCCACTGCGTCCTCAACAGCAACAACGTGGCCTGCAGCTTCGCCGTGGGCGCCGGCTTCCTGGCCTTCCTGAGCAGCCTGGCCTTCCTCGTCCTGGACGCCCACGAGGGCCGTGTCGCCAGCACCCGCTTCAAGACGGCCTTCCAGCTCTTGGACTTCATCCTGGCCG TCATCTGGATGGGCGTCTGGTTCGTGGGTTTCTGTTTCCTGGCCTACCAGTGGCAGCACTCGCCACCCAGAGAATTCCTCCTGGGGAGCAGCAGCGCCAAGGCCGCCGTCACCttcactttcttctccttcctggtCTGG ATGTTCCAGGCCTACTTTGCGCTCCAAGACCTCCGAAACGATGCCCCGGTCCCCTACAAGTGCTCCCTGGATGAGGGGGGCGTGGTGCTGACCACCCTGTCCCCGCCCTCTGCCACCAGCCCTGTCAACTCCTCCACCACTGGCTCCAATAGCGTGAATTATGCCAGCTCTGCCCCGTACCCCTATATGGCCACTCCAAAGCCTCCCCGCCTCGCTATGATGCCCGACAACTAA